A window of the Hordeum vulgare subsp. vulgare chromosome 5H, MorexV3_pseudomolecules_assembly, whole genome shotgun sequence genome harbors these coding sequences:
- the LOC123399072 gene encoding heat shock protein 90-5, chloroplastic translates to MAPALSRTLGPSSVAALRPSPSRGLPRAALAPQGRRPAGARGVRWEAGRERLVGARCASAVAEKTAGEEEAAGEEFEYQAEVSRLMDLIVHSLYSHKEVFLRELVSNASDALDKLRFLSVTDPSVLADGGDMEIRIKPDPDAGTITITDSGIGMTKDELKDCLGTIAQSGTSKFLKALKENKELGADNGLIGQFGVGFYSAFLVAEKVVVSTKSPKTDKQYIWEAEANSSSYVIREETDPEKMLTRGTQITLFLREDDKYEFADPTRIQGLVKNYSQFVSFPIFTWQEKSRTVEVEEEESKETEETAEGEKEKKKKTITEKYWDWELANETKPIWMRNPKEVEETEYNEFYKKAFNEFLDPLAHAHFTTEGEVEFRSVLYIPGMAPLSNEEIMNPKTKNIRLYVKRVFISDDFDGELFPRYLSFVKGVVDSNDLPLNVSREILQESRIVRIMRKRLVRKTFDMIQDIADKDEKEDYKKFWESFGKFMKLGCIEDSGNQKRLAPLLRFYSSKNETDLISLDQYVENMPETQKAIYYIATDSLQSAKTAPFLEKLLQKDIEVLYLIEPIDEVAIQNLQTYKEKKFVDISKEDLELGDEDEDKEESKQEYTLLCDWIKQQLGDKVAKVQISKRLSSSPCVLVSGKFGWSANMERLMKAQTLGDTSSLEFMRGRRIFEINPEHPIVKDLSAACKNEPESTEAKRAVELLYETALISSGYTPESPAELGGKIYEMMTIALGGRWGRSGTEEAETNVNDSSEAVVTEVVEPSEVRTENENDPWRD, encoded by the exons ATGGCGCCCGCGCTGAGCAGGACCCTGGGCCCGTCGTCGGTGGCGGCGCTGCGGCCGAGCCCGTCGCGGGGGCTGCCGCGGGCCGCGCTCGCGCCGCAGGGGAGGAGGCCCGCCGGCGCCAGAGGGGTCAGGTGGGAGGCCGGGAGGGAGAGGCTCGTCGGGGCGAGGTGCGCCTCCGCCGTCGCCGAGAAGaccgccggggaggaggaggccgccggGGAGGAGTTCGAGTACCAGGCCGAG GTCAGCCGGTTGATGGATTTGATTGTTCACAGCCTGTACAGCCACAAGGAAGTGTTCCTCCGGGAGCTTGTAAG TAATGCGAGTGATGCCTTGGATAAGCTGAGGTTTCTCAGTGTAACTGACCCATCCGTGCTGGCTGATGGTGGTGACATGGAAATAAGGATTAAGCCTGACCCAGACGCTGGCACAATAACAATCAC CGATAGTGGCATTGGGATGACAAAGGATGAGCTCAAGGACTGCCTTGGAACTATTGCGCAAAGTGGTACCTCCAAATTTTTGAAGGCTCTGAAG GAGAACAAGGAGCTTGGTGCAGATAATGGACTTATTGGTCAATTTGGTGTTGGGTTTTATTCGGCTTTTCTTGTTGCAGAGAAG GTTGTGGTGTCCACTAAGAGTCCCAAGACAGATAAGCAGTATATCTGGGAAGCCGAGGCTAACAGTAGCTCATACGTTATCAGGGAAGAGACTGATCCTGAGAAAATGCTGACACGTGGAACACAGATTACTCTCTTTTTAAGA GAGGATGATAAGTATGAATTTGCTGACCCGACGAGGATTCAAGGTCTTGTTAAGAACTACTCGCAGTTTGTTTCGTTCCCCATTTTTACATGGCAAGAGAAATCTAGAACAGTTGAG GTTGAAGAAGAGGAGTCAAAAGAAACTGAAGAGACAGCAGAG GgcgagaaggaaaagaagaagaaaactatcaCTGAGAAGTACTGGGATTGGGAATTGGCAAATGAAACAAAGCCAATATGG ATGAGAAATCCAAAGGAAGTTGAGGAAACTGAGTACAATGAATTTTACAAGAAGGCATTCAATGAGTTTTTGGATCCTCTAGCTCATGCACACTTCACAACAGAG GGTGAGGTGGAATTTAGGAGTGTTCTCTACATCCCAGGAATGGCACCGCTTAGCAATGAGGAGATAATGAACCCTAAGACCAAAAATATCCGGTTGTATGTCAAGAGGGTTTTCATTTCTGATGACTTTGATGGCGAGCTG TTCCCCAGGTACTTGAGCTTTGTCAAAGGTGTTGTTGACTCGAAtgatctccctctgaatgtttctCGTGAGATCCTTCAAGAAAGTCGTATT GTCAGGATCATGCGCAAGAGACTTGTTAGGAAGACTTTTGATATGATTCAGGATATTGCTgacaaggatgagaaggag GACTACAAGAAATTTTGGGAGAGCTTTGGCAAATTTATGAAACTTGGTTGCATTGAGGACTCAGGAAATCAGAAGCGCCTTGCTCCTTTGCTGCGGTTTTATTCCTCCAAAAATGAGACGGATTTGATAAGTCTCGATCAGTATGTGGAGAATATGCCCGAGACCCAAAAGGCAATCTATTATATTGCTACAGATAGTCTTCAGAGTGCAAAGACTGCTCCtttcttggagaagctgcttcagAAAGATATTGAA GTTCTCTACCTTATCGAACCGATTGATGAGGTAGCTATTCAGAATCTGCAGACGTACAAAGAGAAAAAGTTTGTTGATATCAGCAAGGAAGACCTAGAATTGG GCGATGAGGATGAGGACAAGGAAGAAAGCAAGCAGGAATACACTCTTCTTTGTGACTGGATAAAGCAGCAGCTAGGTGACAAAGTTGCAAAGGTCCAAATTTCCAAGAGACTCAGCTCTTCACCATGTGTTCTTGTGTCTGGCAAGTTTGGTTGGTCGGCTAACATGGAAAG GCTTATGAAAGCACAAACGCTTGGTGACACATCAAGCTTGGAGTTCATGAGAGGAAGAAGAATTTTTGAAATCAATCCCGAACACCCTATTGTCAAGGACTTGAGT GCTGCTTGCAAGAACGAGCCTGAGAGCACCGAAGCCAAGAGGGCAGTTGAGTTGCTGTACGAGACTGCCCTGATCTCCAGTGGATACACA CCTGAGAGTCCAGCGGAGTTGGGGGGCAAGATCTACGAGATGATGACCATCGCCCTTGGCGGGAGATGGGGTAGATCCGGCACCGAGGAGGCTGAGACCAATGTCAACGACTCTTCTGAAGCCGTTGTAACGGAGGTtgttgagccatccgaagtcaggACTGAGAACGAGAATGACCCATGGAGAGATTAG
- the LOC123396909 gene encoding uncharacterized protein LOC123396909: MENMIVSDLNCTPCADEMDEDPVVEMDEDALLQMDEDGGVEQTVRKRDNLDDKQKYAAYVALHTLCMSRGGKFNRDYKKKVADFFGVGVWNIQRVWKKAMRQIAQGLEVDISSQRKGNCGRKAKDINLDQIPTIPLNKRSTVRSLAWQLGCSPTTLHTKFMLKLIKRHSNCVKPILKEKNIKDRMKFCLSVLDETTIETGRPKLKTMHNIHY; encoded by the exons ATGGAGAACATGATTGTGTCAGACCTCAACTGCACTCCATGTGCAGATGAAATGGATGAAGATCCAGTAGTTGAAATGGATGAAGATGCACTACTTCAAATGGATGAAGATGGAG GTGTTGAGCAAACAGTTCGGAAAAGGGACAACCTTGATGACAAGCAGAAGTATGCTGCTTATGTTGCATTGCATACACTGTGTATGAGTAGAGGGGGCAAATTTAACAGAGATTATAAGAAAAAAGTGGCTGACTTTTTTGGAGTAGGTGTTTGGAATATTCAAAGAGTTTGGAAGAAAGCGATGAGGCAAATTGCACAAGGTTTGGAGGTTGACATTTCCAGTCAGAGAAAAGGAAACTGTGGAAGAAAGGCAAAGGACATCAACCTAGATCAAATCCCTACAATCCCTCTGAACAAAAGGTCTACCGTCCGGTCACTTGCTTGGCAACTAGGATGCAgccccaccacactccacacgaaGTTCATGTTGAAGTTGATAAAGAGACATTCAAATTGTGTGAAACCAATTTTGAAGGAAAAGAACATCAAGGATAGAATGAAATTTTGCTTGTCAGTGCTCGATGAGACAACAATAGAAACTGGAAGGCCTAAATTGAAGACCATGCACAACATTCACTACTAA